One region of Jatrophihabitans cynanchi genomic DNA includes:
- a CDS encoding bifunctional glycosyltransferase/CDP-glycerol:glycerophosphate glycerophosphotransferase: MPAAAGPRFSIVSAVHNVQRFLPEFIASIDRQTFDLERVEVVMVDDGSTDASLAELQEWAARRPGLVTVLSQPNAGQGAARNTALEHVHGEWVTFPDPDDTLDPDYLSIVDRFLTANERVALVATNRIMFYEKTGVVAEDHPMRRMMTSDQLVDLDRSPGFFHNSVATGFFRREVIEREGLTFDSRIRPIYEDGYFCARYLLACGAPLVGFLRSARYTYRKRGDGSSTLQNSLLDPDRYLAVPRYGYLDILHRARDGRDHMPEWLQTMILYDLSWYFSSDAAVAGVPTAAKGEVAEQFLAMLGEIAGLLDPVAIESFALRRFPSEWRDILLHGLSGTRWVSPYVVVDEYDRAQKLVRIAYRFAGEPPEEVIYSRGLRIVPEHAKVRTCDYFEHTLLYERIAWVPADGTLRVELDGTPAPLRDDWPVPVVLDARPAQLRRMADPTADAKAQAAQAADEVTAADRAALRLARSVPVRLKYRGAWALMDRLHEADDNAERLFRYLREHRPDINAWFVLQEGTPDWIRLKRDGFGRRLVAYGSLQYRLLMLNCAHLLSSQVDAPVTRPAQVVRLGEPGWRFTFLQHGVIKDDISRWLNSKDIDVFVTSTPAEYESIAGDRTPYVFTSKEVKMTGLPRFDRLRELGATVRPDDRKYVLVCPTWREWLNEAKAPGSHRRTVHPDFLQTEYVHQWRAFLCDESLRQLAADEGLRIGFLPHPNIQPALQLIDLPAHVEPLEFTGRDVQHLIAEAALMVTDYSSMAFNAAYLDRPVVYFQFDADRVLGGGHVGRRGYYDYERDGFGPVCASVEQAVAAVRGAVSGARRAPAPEYLQRIAATFPERDGRCCERTVAAVESSAQAARRK; encoded by the coding sequence TTGCCTGCCGCGGCCGGGCCACGGTTCTCGATCGTCTCCGCGGTACACAACGTGCAGCGCTTCCTGCCCGAGTTCATCGCCTCGATCGACCGACAGACGTTCGACCTGGAGCGCGTCGAGGTCGTCATGGTCGACGACGGTTCGACGGACGCCTCGCTGGCCGAACTGCAGGAGTGGGCGGCGCGCCGTCCCGGCCTGGTGACCGTGCTGTCGCAGCCGAACGCCGGCCAGGGTGCGGCGCGCAACACCGCCCTCGAGCACGTGCACGGCGAGTGGGTGACGTTCCCCGACCCGGACGACACGCTGGACCCGGACTACCTGTCGATCGTCGACCGCTTCCTGACTGCGAACGAGCGGGTAGCACTGGTAGCTACCAACCGGATCATGTTCTACGAGAAGACCGGCGTCGTCGCCGAGGACCACCCGATGCGCCGGATGATGACGAGCGATCAACTCGTCGACCTCGACCGGTCCCCGGGCTTCTTCCACAACAGTGTCGCCACCGGCTTCTTCCGGCGCGAGGTGATCGAGCGGGAGGGGTTGACCTTCGACAGCCGGATCCGGCCGATCTACGAGGACGGCTATTTCTGCGCGCGCTACCTGCTGGCCTGCGGTGCTCCGCTGGTCGGGTTCCTGCGTTCGGCCCGCTACACCTACCGCAAACGCGGTGACGGCAGCTCGACCTTGCAGAACAGCCTGCTGGACCCCGACCGCTATCTCGCCGTACCGCGCTACGGCTACCTCGACATCCTGCATCGAGCACGCGACGGGCGCGATCACATGCCCGAGTGGCTGCAGACCATGATCCTCTACGACCTGTCCTGGTACTTCAGCTCGGACGCCGCTGTCGCGGGTGTCCCCACCGCGGCCAAGGGCGAAGTGGCCGAGCAGTTCCTCGCGATGCTGGGTGAGATCGCCGGCCTGCTCGACCCGGTAGCGATCGAAAGCTTCGCGTTGCGGCGATTCCCGTCCGAGTGGCGCGACATCCTGCTGCACGGACTGAGCGGGACCCGCTGGGTCTCGCCGTACGTGGTCGTGGACGAGTACGACCGCGCGCAGAAGCTGGTGCGGATCGCCTACCGCTTCGCAGGCGAGCCGCCGGAGGAGGTCATCTACTCGCGCGGGCTCCGGATCGTCCCGGAGCACGCGAAGGTGCGGACGTGCGACTACTTCGAGCACACCCTGCTCTACGAACGCATCGCGTGGGTTCCGGCCGACGGCACCCTGCGGGTCGAACTGGACGGAACGCCCGCGCCGCTGCGGGATGACTGGCCGGTGCCGGTGGTGCTGGACGCCCGGCCCGCGCAGCTGCGTCGCATGGCCGACCCGACCGCCGACGCGAAGGCGCAGGCGGCCCAAGCCGCCGACGAGGTGACCGCGGCCGACCGGGCCGCCCTCCGGCTGGCGCGGTCGGTCCCGGTGCGGCTGAAGTACCGCGGCGCGTGGGCGCTGATGGATCGCCTGCACGAGGCCGACGACAACGCCGAGCGCCTGTTCCGCTACCTGCGTGAGCACCGTCCGGACATCAACGCGTGGTTCGTCCTGCAGGAGGGCACGCCGGACTGGATCCGGCTCAAGCGCGACGGCTTCGGGCGCCGGCTGGTGGCTTACGGGTCGCTGCAGTACAGGCTGCTGATGCTCAATTGCGCGCACCTGCTCTCCTCGCAGGTGGACGCGCCCGTCACGCGGCCGGCCCAGGTCGTGCGATTGGGGGAGCCCGGCTGGCGGTTCACCTTCCTGCAGCACGGCGTGATCAAGGACGACATCTCGCGGTGGCTGAACAGCAAGGACATCGACGTGTTCGTCACGAGCACGCCCGCCGAGTACGAGTCGATCGCCGGCGACCGCACCCCGTACGTCTTCACCTCCAAGGAGGTGAAGATGACCGGCCTGCCACGCTTCGACCGACTGCGCGAACTCGGCGCGACGGTGCGGCCGGACGACCGCAAGTACGTACTGGTGTGTCCGACCTGGCGCGAATGGCTGAACGAGGCGAAGGCACCGGGCTCGCACCGCCGTACCGTCCACCCTGACTTCCTGCAGACCGAGTACGTCCACCAGTGGCGCGCCTTCCTCTGCGATGAGTCGTTGCGACAGCTTGCTGCGGACGAGGGGTTGCGGATCGGGTTCCTGCCGCACCCGAACATCCAACCGGCGCTGCAGCTGATCGACCTGCCGGCGCACGTCGAGCCGCTCGAGTTCACCGGCCGGGACGTGCAGCACCTGATCGCCGAGGCCGCGCTCATGGTGACCGACTACTCCTCGATGGCCTTCAACGCGGCTTACCTGGACCGCCCGGTCGTCTACTTCCAGTTCGACGCGGATCGGGTCCTGGGTGGCGGCCACGTCGGGCGACGCGGCTACTACGACTACGAGCGGGACGGGTTCGGTCCTGTCTGCGCCAGTGTCGAGCAGGCCGTCGCGGCCGTCCGTGGCGCCGTGTCCGGCGCGCGGCGCGCCCCGGCGCCGGAGTATCTGCAGCGCATCGCAGCAACGTTCCCCGAGCGGGACGGCCGGTGCTGTGAGCGCACCGTCGCCGCGGTGGAGAGTTCCGCGCAGGCCGCGCGGCGCAAGTAG
- a CDS encoding stealth family protein — MFGGLKQQVTARLPESTLLRLVRFRNGELGWQVSTAARLRSLSGRQANGMHWAGRHLIPHVVHEYDAHQHRRDTARAIGVALDGAGVAYVVLPATHESPVQIAVAEEDRPRATAALVAGLAGPGWAVAPPVSPARGWAGVGMPLCEPAGRAELDSSAHCILFRQVAAPDGTVVNDAGTGIPLDFWRTVTREDEPRVDGGMFEPGTRIASDEDNAVTGYLSPGAWEEAVHSPAHWPAAAGKPSVFQVREPIDVVYTWVDGDDPAWRARKAAVSSPEEAAELNRTAVHPSRFASRDELRYSLRSVAMYANWVRRIYLVTDQQVPPWLDTSHPKIQVVDHKQIFSDPSVLPVFNSHAIESQLHHIENLSDRYLYLNDDVFFGRLVQPELFFEANGLSYFFLSKGTLDIDPPSSRDLPVMSAAKRNRALIEERFGVTVTHKFKHTPIAQQRTVLEEMEKQYPELFAQVARSRFRHPDDYSITSALHHYYAYNLGRAVPGRIRYAYQDIARPDTERRLTNLLRTRDYDVFCLNDHETAESDVQSQKRILADFLPRYFPLPSPFEKAS; from the coding sequence ATGTTCGGCGGGCTGAAGCAGCAGGTGACGGCGCGACTACCCGAGTCGACCCTGCTGCGGCTCGTACGGTTCCGCAACGGCGAGCTCGGCTGGCAGGTGAGCACCGCCGCACGGCTGCGTAGCTTGTCCGGCCGCCAGGCAAACGGGATGCACTGGGCCGGCCGCCACCTGATCCCGCACGTCGTGCACGAGTACGACGCACACCAGCACCGCCGCGACACGGCGCGCGCGATCGGGGTGGCCCTCGACGGCGCGGGTGTGGCCTACGTGGTACTGCCTGCCACGCACGAGTCGCCCGTACAGATCGCGGTCGCCGAGGAGGATCGCCCGCGGGCCACGGCGGCCCTGGTTGCCGGCCTCGCGGGCCCCGGATGGGCGGTGGCGCCGCCGGTGAGCCCGGCTCGCGGCTGGGCCGGCGTGGGCATGCCGCTGTGCGAACCGGCCGGCCGGGCCGAGCTGGACTCGAGCGCCCACTGCATCCTGTTCCGCCAGGTCGCCGCGCCGGACGGAACGGTGGTGAACGATGCCGGAACCGGCATCCCGCTCGACTTCTGGCGGACGGTCACCCGCGAAGACGAGCCGCGGGTGGACGGTGGCATGTTCGAACCGGGTACCCGGATCGCGTCGGACGAGGACAACGCCGTCACCGGCTATCTCAGTCCGGGCGCCTGGGAGGAAGCCGTGCATTCGCCGGCGCACTGGCCGGCCGCCGCGGGCAAACCGTCGGTGTTCCAGGTCCGCGAACCGATCGATGTCGTCTACACCTGGGTGGACGGAGACGATCCGGCGTGGCGCGCCCGCAAGGCAGCGGTCTCCTCGCCCGAGGAGGCGGCTGAGCTCAACCGCACCGCGGTCCACCCATCACGGTTCGCGTCCCGGGACGAACTGCGCTACTCGCTGCGCTCGGTCGCCATGTACGCGAACTGGGTCCGGCGGATCTACCTGGTCACCGATCAGCAGGTGCCGCCGTGGCTGGACACCAGTCACCCCAAGATCCAGGTGGTCGACCACAAGCAGATCTTCAGCGACCCGAGCGTGCTGCCGGTGTTCAACTCGCACGCGATCGAGTCGCAACTGCACCACATCGAGAATCTGTCCGACCGCTACCTGTACCTGAACGACGACGTCTTCTTCGGCCGCCTCGTGCAGCCCGAGCTGTTCTTCGAGGCGAACGGCCTGTCGTACTTCTTCCTGTCCAAGGGCACGCTGGACATCGACCCGCCGAGCAGCCGCGACCTGCCGGTGATGAGTGCCGCCAAGCGCAACCGGGCGCTGATCGAGGAGCGCTTCGGGGTGACCGTGACGCACAAGTTCAAGCACACCCCGATCGCGCAGCAGCGGACCGTCCTGGAAGAGATGGAAAAGCAGTACCCCGAGCTGTTCGCGCAGGTGGCGCGCTCCCGCTTCCGCCATCCGGACGACTACTCGATCACCTCAGCGCTGCACCACTACTACGCGTACAACCTCGGCCGGGCCGTGCCGGGACGGATCAGGTACGCCTACCAGGACATCGCCCGCCCGGACACCGAACGGCGGTTGACGAACCTGCTGCGTACTCGCGACTACGACGTGTTCTGCCTGAACGACCATGAGACGGCGGAGTCGGACGTGCAGTCGCAGAAGCGCATCCTGGCCGACTTCCTGCCGCGGTACTTCCCGCTGCCGAGCCCGTTCGAGAAGGCGAGCTAG
- a CDS encoding LCP family protein, whose amino-acid sequence MPHRSPSEPDNAHLPSHASDEVGGGRHRGMARDSGAWVAGRMGAKVLGALLSVALLLGFGYGWWNYRNLNQNLHVIPISKPTPAGHKDIDGKDQNILVVGNDDRSNMTDAEVRQLKVGRDGGSLATDTMMIVHVPANGKNAALISLPRDAYVAIPGHGMNKLNSAYATGYTNTSGSSDQKRGAGATLLMQTVTNLTGLTLDNFVQVDLLGFVRISNAIHGVTVNLCNAVDDTVAHNRAIGSDGGSGLVLSAGKHEISGVTALEFVRQRHGLPNGDLDRAARQRYFLTAAFRKIASAGTLLNPGRLNGLISAVTKSLYVGPGFNVLNFAQQISGLNANNIKGQTIPFVRFDTTDVGSVEIVDPAQVKQFVKNLLGSGQDVLGPVQAADPASVTVAVLNGGKTNGAAQTNAARLQAYGFHATYSTQGTTLDATTIRYADGMQAQAKALAAYLPKTVVFEKSAVTQLTLVLGADGLAVRAKASGSTTPSKATKAPKPIDAGCIN is encoded by the coding sequence GTGCCTCACCGGTCACCCTCCGAGCCCGACAACGCCCACCTGCCGAGCCATGCGTCGGACGAGGTGGGCGGCGGACGGCACCGCGGTATGGCACGGGACAGCGGCGCGTGGGTTGCCGGACGCATGGGCGCCAAGGTGCTGGGCGCGTTGCTGTCCGTCGCGCTGCTGCTCGGCTTCGGCTACGGCTGGTGGAACTACCGAAATCTGAACCAGAACCTGCACGTCATCCCGATCAGCAAGCCGACGCCGGCCGGCCACAAGGACATCGACGGCAAGGACCAGAACATCCTCGTCGTGGGCAACGACGACCGCTCGAACATGACCGACGCCGAGGTGCGCCAGCTCAAGGTGGGCCGCGACGGTGGGAGCCTGGCGACCGACACGATGATGATCGTGCACGTCCCCGCGAACGGGAAGAACGCCGCGCTGATCTCGCTGCCGCGCGATGCGTACGTGGCGATCCCCGGCCACGGGATGAACAAGCTCAACTCGGCCTACGCCACCGGCTACACGAACACGTCCGGGAGCTCGGACCAGAAGCGCGGGGCGGGTGCGACGCTGCTGATGCAGACCGTCACCAACCTGACCGGTCTGACGCTCGACAACTTCGTGCAGGTCGACCTGCTGGGGTTCGTGCGGATCAGCAACGCGATCCACGGGGTCACGGTGAACCTGTGCAACGCGGTCGACGACACCGTCGCCCACAACCGCGCCATCGGTAGCGACGGCGGCTCCGGCCTGGTGCTGTCGGCGGGCAAGCACGAGATCAGCGGGGTCACCGCCCTGGAGTTCGTGCGGCAGCGGCACGGCCTGCCCAACGGAGACCTCGACCGTGCCGCGCGGCAGCGGTACTTCCTGACCGCTGCGTTCCGCAAGATCGCCTCGGCCGGCACGCTGCTCAACCCGGGACGGCTGAACGGCCTGATCAGCGCGGTGACCAAGTCGCTGTACGTCGGCCCGGGGTTCAACGTCCTCAACTTCGCCCAGCAGATCAGCGGGTTGAACGCGAACAACATCAAGGGCCAGACGATCCCGTTCGTGCGCTTCGACACCACGGACGTGGGCAGTGTCGAGATCGTCGACCCGGCGCAGGTCAAGCAGTTCGTCAAGAACCTGCTCGGGTCCGGCCAGGACGTGCTCGGTCCGGTCCAGGCCGCCGATCCGGCCTCGGTGACCGTCGCGGTGCTCAACGGTGGCAAGACGAACGGGGCGGCGCAGACGAACGCCGCACGGCTGCAGGCCTACGGCTTCCACGCCACGTACTCCACGCAGGGCACCACGCTGGACGCGACGACGATCCGCTACGCCGACGGCATGCAGGCGCAGGCCAAAGCGCTGGCGGCCTACCTGCCCAAGACGGTGGTGTTCGAGAAGAGCGCCGTCACCCAGCTGACGCTGGTGCTCGGAGCCGACGGGCTCGCTGTCAGGGCCAAGGCATCCGGCTCCACCACACCGTCGAAGGCGACCAAGGCGCCCAAGCCGATCGACGCCGGCTGCATCAACTAG
- a CDS encoding succinic semialdehyde dehydrogenase translates to MTAVERSVPAAPVGLPPVLTGGGTDRLLSQVRCTSGASKRTRAPYSGEVLAELPQCGPADVAAAFVRARAAQRAWAATPVRRRAAIFLRMHDLLLARQDEIMDLIQAENGKSRRDAFLEVADIANTARYYVRTAAGLLRPKRRTGLLPGLTATRELRHPKGVVCVISPWNYPLALAAGDTIPALIAGNAVVQKPDNQTALTALWALQLAREAGLPADSWQLVLGSGATIGDTLIENADYLMFTGSTATGRGMAERAAARLIGSSMELGGKNAMLVLDDADLDRTVEGAVRACFSSSGQLCISIERMYVQDAIFDAFVTRFVDAVRAMRLGGGYDFGYDMGSLTTAAQLDAVTAHVQDAVAHGARVLAGGRARPDLGPLFFEPTVLADVPPAARCFGDETFGPLVSVYRFVDIEDGIARANDSAYGLNASVWSRSPRRGRDVAARLHAGTVNINEGYAAAWGSVDAPMGGVGDSGLGRRHGSEGLLKYTEAQTVARQRLVNLAPPGRLSHASFARIMTRSLALLRRIGWR, encoded by the coding sequence ATGACCGCCGTCGAGCGCTCCGTCCCCGCCGCGCCGGTCGGGCTGCCGCCGGTGCTGACCGGTGGCGGCACCGACCGGCTGCTCAGCCAGGTGCGTTGCACCTCGGGGGCGAGCAAGCGCACGAGGGCCCCGTATAGCGGCGAGGTGCTGGCCGAGCTGCCGCAGTGCGGTCCGGCCGATGTCGCCGCCGCGTTCGTGCGCGCACGCGCCGCGCAGCGCGCCTGGGCGGCGACCCCGGTGCGCCGGCGCGCGGCGATCTTCCTGCGGATGCACGACCTGCTGTTGGCCCGGCAGGACGAGATCATGGATCTGATCCAGGCCGAGAACGGCAAGTCGCGCCGCGACGCGTTCCTCGAGGTCGCCGACATCGCGAACACGGCGCGGTACTACGTACGCACCGCCGCCGGCCTGCTGCGCCCCAAGCGCCGCACCGGGCTGCTGCCCGGCCTCACCGCCACCCGCGAGCTGCGGCACCCCAAGGGCGTCGTCTGCGTCATCTCGCCGTGGAACTACCCGCTCGCGCTGGCCGCCGGCGACACCATCCCGGCGCTGATTGCGGGCAATGCGGTGGTGCAGAAGCCGGACAACCAGACCGCGCTCACCGCGTTGTGGGCGTTGCAACTGGCCCGCGAGGCCGGTCTGCCCGCGGATAGCTGGCAGCTGGTGCTGGGAAGCGGTGCCACGATCGGGGACACCCTTATCGAGAACGCCGACTACCTGATGTTCACCGGCTCGACCGCGACCGGCCGAGGGATGGCCGAGCGGGCGGCAGCGCGGCTGATCGGCTCGTCGATGGAGCTCGGCGGCAAGAACGCGATGTTGGTGCTCGACGATGCGGACCTGGACCGCACGGTCGAGGGCGCGGTGCGGGCGTGCTTCTCCTCCTCCGGCCAGCTGTGCATCTCGATCGAGCGGATGTATGTCCAGGACGCGATCTTCGACGCCTTCGTCACGCGCTTCGTCGACGCGGTCCGGGCGATGCGTCTCGGCGGCGGCTACGACTTCGGCTACGACATGGGCTCACTCACCACCGCCGCCCAGCTCGACGCGGTGACCGCGCACGTCCAGGACGCGGTGGCCCACGGCGCGCGGGTGCTGGCCGGCGGCAGGGCGCGGCCGGACCTCGGACCGCTGTTCTTCGAGCCGACCGTGCTCGCCGATGTCCCGCCCGCAGCGCGCTGCTTCGGGGACGAGACGTTCGGTCCGCTCGTCAGCGTGTATCGATTTGTCGACATCGAGGACGGCATCGCGCGGGCGAACGACTCCGCGTACGGGTTGAACGCCAGCGTCTGGTCGCGTAGCCCGCGGCGTGGGCGCGACGTCGCGGCCCGGCTGCACGCCGGCACGGTCAACATCAACGAGGGCTACGCCGCGGCCTGGGGTTCGGTGGACGCACCGATGGGCGGCGTGGGTGATTCCGGGCTGGGCCGCAGGCACGGCAGCGAGGGGCTGCTGAAGTACACCGAGGCGCAGACCGTGGCCCGTCAACGGCTCGTCAACCTGGCCCCGCCGGGCCGGCTGAGCCATGCGTCCTTCGCGCGCATCATGACCAGATCGCTGGCGCTGCTGCGCCGGATCGGCTGGCGCTGA
- a CDS encoding NADPH-dependent FMN reductase encodes MGKPVLQVVIASTRPGRVGPTVADWFIALAGQHAGFDVRVSDLGELALPLMNEPNHPKLRRYQHQHTKDWSAQVDAADAFVFVLPEYNYTFTAPLKNAIDYLHGEWAYKPVGFVSYGGVSGGLRAVQSLKPVVSTLNMFALPASVSLPFVASSIVDGVLVPGELATGTAKAMLDELLRVADALKPLRANSAA; translated from the coding sequence ATGGGTAAGCCGGTTCTACAAGTCGTCATCGCGAGCACCCGGCCGGGCCGGGTCGGGCCCACCGTCGCGGACTGGTTCATCGCCCTGGCCGGCCAGCACGCCGGCTTCGACGTGCGGGTGAGCGATCTGGGCGAGCTGGCGTTGCCGCTGATGAACGAACCGAACCACCCCAAGCTGCGGCGCTACCAGCACCAGCACACCAAGGACTGGTCGGCGCAGGTCGATGCCGCCGACGCGTTCGTGTTCGTGCTGCCCGAGTACAACTACACCTTCACCGCACCGCTCAAGAACGCGATCGACTACCTGCACGGCGAATGGGCGTACAAGCCGGTGGGCTTCGTCAGCTACGGAGGCGTCTCCGGCGGGTTGCGGGCGGTCCAGTCGCTCAAGCCGGTGGTGAGCACCCTGAACATGTTCGCGCTGCCGGCCTCGGTGTCGCTGCCGTTCGTCGCCTCCTCGATCGTGGACGGCGTCCTGGTGCCCGGCGAACTCGCGACCGGGACCGCCAAGGCCATGCTCGACGAACTGCTGCGGGTGGCCGACGCGCTCAAGCCGCTGCGCGCGAACTCCGCGGCCTGA
- a CDS encoding MarR family winged helix-turn-helix transcriptional regulator, with amino-acid sequence MQTRWLSADEQRAWRAYRRMSLLADAAIARDLSRESGLSMPDYQVLSALSEAEDRRRRLSELAASMQWSASRLSHHVSRMEQRGLVIRADCDSDGRGAFVVLTPAGYSAIEQAAPGHVASVRRHLIDLLTAEQLAALTELGERVIDHFGEQRPAFPLAPTNSANR; translated from the coding sequence ATGCAGACCCGGTGGCTCAGTGCGGACGAGCAGCGGGCGTGGCGCGCCTACCGACGCATGTCGCTGCTCGCCGACGCCGCGATCGCGCGCGACCTGTCCCGCGAGTCCGGCCTCTCGATGCCCGACTACCAGGTGCTCTCCGCGCTGTCCGAGGCCGAGGACCGGCGCCGCCGGCTGTCCGAACTGGCAGCCAGCATGCAGTGGTCGGCCAGCCGCCTATCGCACCACGTGAGCCGCATGGAACAGCGCGGCCTGGTGATCCGCGCCGACTGCGATTCCGACGGTCGCGGCGCCTTCGTCGTGCTCACGCCCGCCGGGTACTCGGCGATCGAGCAGGCCGCCCCCGGGCACGTCGCCTCGGTACGCCGGCACCTGATCGATCTGCTCACCGCCGAGCAGCTCGCTGCGCTGACCGAACTCGGCGAGCGCGTCATCGACCACTTCGGCGAACAGCGTCCGGCGTTCCCGCTGGCCCCGACTAACTCAGCCAATCGCTGA
- a CDS encoding phosphoribosylaminoimidazolesuccinocarboxamide synthase: MTHLHSGKVRDLYRTADGRLLMVASDRISAFDFILQTPIPDKGRILTAMSLWWFTRLEALVPNHLISVDDPAIPAHWRGRAMLCRPLQMVPVEAVARGYLTGSGLLDYRATGAVCGVELPAGLVDGDRLPEPIFTPAAKAQLGEHDENVSYQAVVATVGAETAARLRELTLRIYGHAAQIAAERGILLADTKFEFGRDPVSGELVLGDEVLTPDSSRFWPADSWRPGGAQPSFDKQYVRDWLQSAESGWDRGSEQPPPALPEHVVAATRARYVEAYERLSGLRFSDWLS; encoded by the coding sequence CTGACCCACCTGCACAGCGGCAAGGTGCGTGACCTCTACCGCACTGCCGACGGCCGGCTGCTGATGGTTGCGAGCGATCGCATCTCGGCCTTCGACTTCATCCTTCAGACGCCGATCCCGGACAAGGGACGGATCCTCACCGCCATGAGCCTCTGGTGGTTCACCCGGCTCGAGGCGCTCGTACCGAACCACCTGATCAGCGTCGACGACCCGGCGATCCCGGCGCACTGGCGCGGGCGCGCCATGCTGTGCCGGCCGTTGCAGATGGTGCCGGTGGAGGCGGTCGCGCGCGGCTATCTCACCGGGTCCGGGCTGCTGGACTACCGGGCGACCGGGGCGGTGTGCGGCGTCGAGCTGCCGGCCGGGCTGGTCGACGGCGACCGGCTGCCCGAGCCGATCTTCACCCCGGCGGCCAAGGCGCAGCTGGGCGAGCACGACGAGAACGTATCCTACCAGGCGGTCGTGGCCACCGTCGGCGCGGAGACGGCCGCGCGGCTGCGGGAGCTGACCCTACGGATCTACGGGCACGCAGCGCAGATCGCGGCCGAGCGGGGCATCCTGCTGGCCGACACCAAGTTCGAGTTCGGGCGCGACCCGGTCAGCGGCGAGTTGGTGCTGGGCGACGAGGTGCTCACGCCGGACTCCTCGCGCTTCTGGCCGGCCGATTCGTGGCGGCCGGGCGGCGCTCAGCCGAGCTTCGACAAGCAGTACGTGCGCGACTGGCTGCAGTCCGCTGAATCGGGCTGGGATCGCGGTTCCGAGCAACCGCCGCCGGCGTTGCCCGAGCACGTGGTGGCGGCAACCCGCGCCAGATACGTCGAGGCGTACGAGCGGCTGTCCGGCCTGCGGTTCAGCGATTGGCTGAGTTAG
- a CDS encoding helix-turn-helix transcriptional regulator: protein MTDSEELGELEIALYRSLLAAPGRPSGDLADSLELSVDEVHKPLARLTEMGLVRTDAAERHTAVSPMLAEATVLGAEDLELGARRAILEARRNTIRRLVPEWNDALTSAAYETAVDVISDPAKIGNVLMHYADQCREELLSVAPGRLPRTRIDSRTRIANLYSLRRGIKTRALYQHTALRDRHTRSYLTELADNGAKIRFAPSVPGRSLVIDQEVALLPIPTETAGQQGLAVVRERNVVAWVIATFEQLWAEAVPLEEVISRQSEAAELDQTRAAILRLMAEGEKDEAISRRLSISVRTCRRHIADYMAQVGATSRFQAGVIAARAGHTDGPSVG, encoded by the coding sequence ATGACCGATTCAGAAGAGCTGGGCGAGCTGGAGATAGCCCTGTACCGGTCCTTGCTCGCTGCCCCCGGCCGTCCGTCCGGCGACCTGGCGGACTCGCTCGAACTCAGCGTGGACGAGGTGCACAAGCCGCTGGCCCGGCTGACCGAGATGGGACTGGTGCGCACCGACGCCGCCGAACGCCACACCGCCGTCAGTCCGATGCTCGCCGAGGCGACCGTGCTCGGCGCCGAGGATCTCGAGCTGGGCGCCCGCCGCGCGATCCTGGAGGCCAGGCGCAACACGATCCGGCGGCTGGTGCCGGAGTGGAACGACGCGCTGACCTCGGCGGCGTACGAGACGGCCGTCGACGTCATCTCGGATCCGGCCAAGATCGGGAACGTGCTGATGCACTACGCCGACCAGTGCCGTGAGGAGTTGCTGTCCGTCGCGCCCGGACGGCTCCCGCGTACGCGCATCGACAGCCGGACCCGGATCGCGAACCTGTACTCCCTGCGCCGCGGGATCAAGACCAGGGCGCTGTACCAGCACACCGCGCTGCGCGACCGGCACACCCGCTCTTACCTGACCGAGCTTGCCGACAACGGCGCCAAGATCCGGTTCGCCCCGTCGGTGCCCGGCCGCAGCCTGGTCATCGACCAGGAGGTCGCGCTGCTGCCGATTCCCACCGAGACCGCGGGCCAGCAGGGGCTGGCCGTGGTGCGCGAGCGCAACGTGGTGGCCTGGGTGATCGCCACGTTCGAGCAACTCTGGGCCGAGGCGGTGCCGCTGGAGGAGGTCATCAGCAGGCAGAGCGAGGCGGCCGAACTCGACCAGACCAGGGCCGCGATCTTGCGGCTGATGGCCGAGGGCGAGAAGGACGAAGCGATCTCGCGGCGGCTGTCGATCTCGGTGCGCACCTGCCGCCGACACATCGCGGACTACATGGCGCAGGTGGGGGCGACCAGCCGGTTCCAGGCCGGGGTCATCGCCGCCCGCGCGGGGCACACCGACGGGCCATCGGTCGGCTGA